A genomic stretch from Bosea sp. F3-2 includes:
- a CDS encoding DUF4142 domain-containing protein: protein MISKHHRFPGAAALGLVALALLACGSAHAQQPIPAQDFVTQTAVANMFGVESATLALHKSSSPAIKDFAHRLADDHAAATSSLRRIIAKRSDIALPDRPDGKHLDLLRDLADKQGADFDRAYVDAQRSAHHESTALMERYASEGTDPELKGFAAQTLPVFRELDRKARELPATP from the coding sequence ATGATCTCCAAGCATCACCGTTTTCCGGGAGCGGCTGCGCTCGGCCTTGTCGCACTAGCCCTGCTCGCCTGCGGAAGCGCCCACGCCCAGCAGCCCATCCCCGCGCAAGACTTCGTCACGCAGACGGCGGTCGCGAACATGTTCGGCGTGGAGTCCGCGACGCTCGCCCTGCACAAGAGCAGCTCCCCGGCGATCAAGGATTTCGCCCATCGCCTTGCGGACGACCATGCTGCGGCGACGAGCAGCCTGCGCCGCATCATCGCCAAGCGCTCCGACATTGCTCTTCCCGACCGTCCGGACGGCAAGCATCTCGACCTGCTGCGTGACCTCGCCGACAAGCAGGGCGCCGATTTCGACAGAGCCTATGTCGACGCCCAGCGCAGCGCGCACCACGAATCTACCGCGCTGATGGAACGCTATGCCAGCGAGGGCACCGATCCCGAGCTCAAGGGCTTCGCTGCCCAGACACTGCCGGTGTTCCGTGAGCTCGACCGGAAGGCCAGGGAATTGCCGGCGACGCCTTAG
- a CDS encoding alkyl sulfatase dimerization domain-containing protein, translating to MTQDALFERLWNGSAAMEEWTAAVSHGAITHVAENIITVHTTYFCGSVTAIRTSEGLVLIDTAKPETAQQTLDVIRSWDDAPIHTVIFTHGHIDHTSGITVIDAEAERRGLPRPRIIAHRNVARRMQRYEDTHGFNSLVQGQQFNKPGYVYPIGQRRPDEVYDDRMSLFIGGEQIDLFHGRGETDDATFVWLPERRVLASGDFVIWVFPNAGNPRKVQRYAAEWAAALRRMEQLEPAVLIPGHGPVVFGEERAGQMLRDGAEALEHLVRETLALLNRGATLDEILRGVKVPAEYLAKPYLLAKYDDPEFLVRGIYHFYAGWFDGNAAHLKPAQTAELAAELAGLAGGADKLAERALALAGQGQARLAVELAELAGAAMPDDGQIQAIRAEVLRTLIGAESSLMGKAFLAVYEREATRRSKA from the coding sequence ATGACTCAGGACGCGCTGTTCGAGCGGCTGTGGAATGGCAGCGCCGCGATGGAGGAATGGACCGCGGCGGTCTCGCACGGCGCCATCACCCATGTCGCGGAGAACATCATCACGGTCCACACGACCTATTTCTGCGGCAGCGTAACGGCGATCCGGACCAGCGAGGGGCTGGTGCTGATCGATACCGCCAAGCCGGAGACGGCGCAGCAGACGCTCGACGTCATCCGCTCCTGGGATGACGCGCCGATCCACACGGTGATCTTCACCCATGGCCATATCGACCATACCAGCGGCATCACGGTCATCGACGCGGAGGCTGAGAGGCGCGGGCTTCCGCGCCCGCGGATCATCGCCCATCGCAATGTCGCGCGGCGCATGCAGCGCTACGAGGACACGCACGGCTTCAACAGCCTCGTTCAGGGACAGCAGTTCAACAAGCCGGGATATGTCTATCCGATCGGCCAACGTCGACCGGACGAGGTCTATGACGACCGCATGTCCCTCTTCATTGGCGGCGAGCAGATCGATCTCTTCCACGGCCGGGGCGAGACGGATGACGCTACCTTCGTCTGGCTGCCGGAGCGCCGGGTTCTGGCGAGCGGCGACTTCGTAATCTGGGTGTTCCCCAACGCCGGCAACCCGCGCAAGGTGCAGCGCTATGCGGCCGAATGGGCCGCGGCCTTGCGACGGATGGAGCAGCTTGAGCCGGCCGTGCTCATCCCCGGCCACGGGCCAGTGGTTTTCGGAGAAGAACGGGCAGGGCAGATGCTCCGGGACGGCGCTGAGGCGCTCGAGCATCTGGTGCGCGAGACGCTCGCACTGCTGAACCGGGGCGCCACGCTCGACGAGATCCTGCGTGGCGTGAAGGTGCCCGCGGAATATCTCGCGAAGCCCTATCTCCTCGCGAAATACGACGACCCGGAGTTCCTTGTCCGGGGCATCTATCACTTCTATGCGGGCTGGTTCGATGGGAACGCAGCCCATCTCAAGCCGGCCCAGACGGCGGAGCTGGCAGCGGAACTCGCCGGGCTCGCCGGTGGTGCGGACAAGCTGGCCGAGCGTGCCCTTGCGCTCGCCGGGCAGGGGCAGGCACGGCTGGCTGTCGAACTCGCTGAGCTCGCTGGTGCCGCCATGCCGGACGACGGGCAGATTCAGGCGATCCGGGCCGAGGTGCTCCGGACGCTGATCGGGGCGGAAAGCTCCTTGATGGGCAAGGCCTTCCTGGCAGTCTACGAACGCGAGGCGACCCGGCGGTCGAAGGCCTGA
- a CDS encoding ABC transporter substrate-binding protein, producing MKSLWVMAAALGAALSLPAQAQDKVKLIDVIELSGAGAAAGTNWKNGAEMAAADINAKGGILGKQIEIVHYDTQTNPGNTRAAVQRGIDEGAYAILGPIFSGPIGASMQISQRAEVAQIVGGEAAGFTRQGNPYIFRTSISQAAAMPKIAKYMKDTLKAGSIAVVWVNNDFGKGGRDTILPELEKAGIKVAVDVSTEQGQADFTADAIKVKNANADAVFVYLNEEESARFLRAAKQQGITKPMIGETTLLGAKVLELAGDAANGAKGHVGLSTDAPIPALQEFGKRYREKYGFSSDHNGIKGYMAVFMVKWATEKQKKLDKKGLADTLRGASIKASEEPGILIDTVIEQNGDLDRESFLAEVVNGKQVINTTLPKIKQ from the coding sequence ATGAAATCGCTCTGGGTCATGGCCGCCGCGCTTGGCGCCGCCCTCAGCCTGCCCGCACAGGCGCAGGACAAGGTCAAGCTGATTGACGTCATCGAATTGTCGGGCGCGGGCGCCGCCGCCGGCACGAACTGGAAGAATGGCGCCGAGATGGCCGCCGCCGACATCAACGCCAAGGGCGGCATCCTCGGCAAGCAGATCGAGATCGTCCATTACGACACGCAGACCAATCCCGGTAACACCCGCGCCGCCGTGCAGCGCGGCATCGATGAAGGCGCCTATGCCATCCTCGGCCCGATCTTCTCCGGCCCGATCGGCGCCTCCATGCAGATCTCGCAGCGCGCCGAAGTCGCCCAGATCGTCGGCGGCGAGGCAGCCGGCTTCACCCGGCAGGGCAACCCCTACATCTTCCGCACCTCGATCAGCCAGGCGGCGGCGATGCCGAAGATCGCCAAATACATGAAGGATACGCTCAAGGCTGGCTCGATCGCCGTGGTCTGGGTCAACAACGACTTCGGCAAGGGCGGGCGCGACACCATCCTGCCCGAGCTCGAAAAGGCCGGCATCAAGGTCGCCGTCGACGTCTCGACCGAGCAGGGCCAGGCCGATTTCACAGCCGATGCAATCAAGGTGAAGAATGCCAATGCCGACGCAGTCTTCGTCTATCTGAACGAGGAAGAGAGCGCCCGCTTCCTGCGCGCCGCCAAGCAGCAGGGCATCACCAAGCCGATGATCGGCGAGACGACGCTGCTCGGCGCCAAGGTGCTGGAACTCGCCGGCGACGCCGCCAACGGCGCCAAGGGCCATGTCGGCCTCTCGACCGATGCGCCGATCCCGGCTCTGCAGGAGTTCGGCAAGCGCTACCGCGAGAAATACGGCTTCTCCTCGGACCATAACGGCATCAAGGGCTACATGGCCGTCTTCATGGTGAAATGGGCGACCGAAAAGCAGAAGAAGCTCGACAAGAAAGGGCTCGCCGACACACTGCGCGGCGCCTCCATCAAGGCGAGCGAGGAACCCGGCATCCTGATCGACACCGTGATCGAGCAGAACGGCGATCTCGACCGCGAAAGCTTCCTCGCCGAGGTCGTGAACGGCAAGCAGGTGATCAACACGACGCTGCCGAAGATCAAACAGTAA
- a CDS encoding branched-chain amino acid ABC transporter permease, with translation MAEFIAYLIAGIATGAIYALAAIGFTLVWQTSQTINFAQGEFVMLPAVLILLAVKLFDLPLWAGGLIGIAVFLLVFGAGFKLVVVDPMIKHGVLPLAIATMALSIIMKEGAKDGFSAEAQSFPSLVPTDMVNLLGAAISLQHLAIIVVAFAAIGLLQWFVGGTKLGRQMQATAQNPTVARILGIPVERMVLLTFLLNAALAVVASLLISPIYLAKFSNGETIGLFAFIAAIVGGFNQVRGALVGGILIGVADSLAAAYISTQYRLAVPLVLLVAIILIKPEGLMGRKEERRV, from the coding sequence ATGGCCGAATTCATCGCCTATCTCATCGCTGGCATCGCCACGGGCGCGATCTACGCGCTCGCCGCGATCGGCTTCACGCTGGTCTGGCAGACCTCGCAGACGATCAACTTCGCCCAGGGCGAGTTCGTCATGCTGCCGGCGGTGCTGATCCTGCTCGCGGTCAAGCTCTTCGACCTGCCGCTCTGGGCCGGAGGCCTGATCGGCATCGCGGTCTTCCTGCTGGTCTTCGGCGCCGGCTTCAAGCTCGTGGTCGTCGACCCGATGATCAAGCACGGCGTGCTGCCGCTCGCCATCGCCACCATGGCGCTGTCGATCATCATGAAGGAAGGCGCCAAGGACGGCTTCTCGGCCGAGGCGCAAAGCTTCCCATCGCTGGTGCCGACGGACATGGTCAACCTGCTCGGCGCCGCGATCTCGCTGCAGCATCTCGCGATCATCGTCGTCGCCTTTGCGGCCATCGGCCTGCTGCAATGGTTCGTCGGCGGCACGAAGCTCGGCCGGCAGATGCAGGCGACGGCCCAGAACCCCACGGTCGCGCGCATCCTCGGCATCCCCGTCGAGCGGATGGTGCTGCTCACCTTTCTGCTCAACGCCGCGCTCGCCGTCGTCGCCTCGCTGCTGATCTCGCCGATCTATCTGGCGAAATTCTCGAACGGCGAAACCATCGGCCTCTTCGCTTTCATCGCCGCCATCGTCGGCGGCTTCAACCAAGTGCGGGGTGCGCTCGTCGGAGGCATCCTGATCGGCGTCGCGGATTCGCTTGCCGCCGCCTATATCTCGACGCAATACCGGCTCGCGGTGCCGCTGGTGCTGCTGGTAGCCATCATCCTGATCAAGCCGGAAGGGTTGATGGGCCGCAAGGAGGAGCGCCGCGTATGA
- a CDS encoding branched-chain amino acid ABC transporter permease → MSAPALQTSAASPRRSTRRIDAALIAFLIGAVVLWFAPVGMGRYGTYVLSLWLVMSIGVMGLNLTLGYAGQSSLAQAAFIGLGAYSTAILTTKYGVNWYAAFGLSGLLTFAVGILLGFPALRVRTHYLAFVTLAFSTLIWLVLRNEQWLTGGVFGISNINRPEFFGIKLFGALEFHRFVVVVTLILSLALWWLIRSPWGRAFTALRENPVRAASLGVDTRAYTLLAFAIGSAYGGFAGSLYAPLVEFIDPSPFSLSQSLFLLLMVVAGGAGYLFGPFVGALLGVVLPEWLRFAGSLYLIIFAAIVLALLVVCPQGISGLVERGWAALRRKAGGAP, encoded by the coding sequence ATGAGCGCCCCTGCCCTGCAAACCTCCGCCGCTTCGCCGCGCCGCTCCACCCGCCGGATCGACGCCGCGCTGATCGCGTTCTTGATCGGCGCCGTCGTCCTCTGGTTCGCGCCGGTCGGCATGGGCCGTTACGGCACCTATGTGCTCTCGCTCTGGCTGGTGATGAGCATCGGCGTGATGGGGCTCAACCTCACGCTCGGCTATGCCGGCCAGAGCTCGCTGGCGCAGGCCGCCTTCATAGGGCTCGGCGCCTACAGCACCGCGATCCTGACCACGAAATACGGCGTGAACTGGTATGCCGCCTTCGGCCTCTCGGGCCTGCTCACCTTCGCGGTCGGCATCCTGCTCGGCTTCCCGGCGCTGCGGGTGCGCACGCATTACCTCGCCTTCGTCACCCTCGCCTTCTCGACGCTGATCTGGCTCGTCCTGCGCAACGAGCAGTGGCTGACCGGCGGCGTCTTCGGCATCTCCAACATCAACCGGCCGGAGTTCTTCGGCATCAAGCTGTTCGGCGCGCTGGAATTCCACCGCTTCGTCGTCGTCGTCACGCTGATCCTTTCGCTGGCGCTGTGGTGGCTGATCCGCTCACCCTGGGGCCGCGCCTTCACGGCGCTGCGCGAGAACCCGGTCCGGGCTGCAAGCCTCGGCGTCGATACCCGCGCCTACACGCTGCTCGCCTTCGCCATCGGCTCGGCCTATGGCGGCTTCGCCGGCTCGCTCTATGCGCCGCTGGTCGAGTTCATCGACCCCTCCCCGTTCTCATTGTCGCAGAGCCTGTTCCTGCTGCTGATGGTGGTCGCGGGCGGCGCCGGCTATCTCTTCGGCCCCTTCGTCGGCGCGCTGCTCGGCGTCGTCCTGCCGGAATGGCTGCGTTTCGCCGGCTCGCTCTACCTCATCATCTTCGCGGCCATCGTGCTCGCGCTGCTGGTCGTCTGCCCGCAGGGCATCAGCGGCCTCGTTGAGCGCGGCTGGGCCGCATTGCGGCGCAAGGCGGGAGGCGCGCCATGA